Below is a window of Lebetimonas sp. JH292 DNA.
CTCTTTCTACGAAAATAAAAAACGAAGTTATAGTGAATAATTATTTCAATTTAAAATGCAATAACATTAATAAAATATATTTTGATATGTTTTTTGATATAGACAAAACACAACAGGGCATTATGAAAATTATTGAAAAAAATTTAACAAAAATTATAGTATTTAATCCTAATAAAAAACGTTATATTTTAAAAAATAATCAAAATGAATTTTTAGCTTTTTTAAAAGAAGGGATTTTTCATATTTTAGAAGGCATTGACCATATATTTTTTTTATTGATGTTAATAATAGCTGTATTATTAAAAAACAAACCTTTAAAAAAAAGCTTAATAGAAATAATTGAAATTGCAACTGCGTTTACAATTTCTCATTCTATTACGTTAAGTTTAAGTATGTTTAATATTGTAAATCCACCTGAAAATTTAACAGAAGTATTGATTGCTTGTACAATATTATTTGTGGCATTAAATAACTTATATTTTTGGATAAAAAAAGAGTGGTTACTTGCTTTTTTATTTGGATTTATACACGGATTCGGATTTGCCAATGCGTTAAAAGAAATGAATGTGGAAAATATAAATTTTATTAAAGTTGTTTTCGGAGAGAGTGTTAGCAATTCCGTGTCAGTCAAGGTAAAATACTAAAGAAGACAGGACTGACATGGAGAAATTTAATTTTGACAAAGCAGTAAAAGATTTATTAGCAGGTAAAAAGATAGGTGGGAAAGATGGAGTATTAGCTCCATTAATTAAAGAATTGGTAGAAGCTGCACTTGAAGCAGAAATAGAATCTCATATTGCAGATGAAGTTTTAGAAGGTAAAAGAAATAGAAGAAACGGTTATAACAGAAAAACAGTTAAAATCAACATCTGGAGAATTTGAATTAGCTACTCCAAGAGATAGAGAGGGTAGATTTGAGCCTCAAATAATAAAAAAACATCAAACAACGATAAGTGATGAAATAGAAGAGAAGATATTATCATTATATGCACTTGGAATGAGCTACAAAGATATAAAATCACATATTGAAGAGCTTTATCAAATTTCTATTTCATCAGCTACAATAAATGCAATAACGGATAAAATAATACCAAAAATCAAAGAGTGGCAATCAAGACCTTTAGAGAATATATATCCATTTGTATTTATGGATGCAATTCATTATAAAATCAAAGAAGATGGGAAATATGTAAATAAAGCGGTTTATACTATATTGGGAATTAATATAAGAGGAAAAAAAGAAATTTTAGGACTTTATTTAAGTGAAAGTGAAGGAGCAAATTTCTGGCTTCAGGTTTTAACAGATTTAAATAACAGAGGAGTAGAGGATATACTTATTGCAAGTATAGATGGACTTAAAGGATTTCCGGAAGCCATTAATTCAATATTTCCAAAAACAGAGGTTCAGTTATGTATAATTCATCAGGTTAGGAATTCATTAAAATATGTAGCTTCTAAAGATAAAAAAGAGTTTATGAAAGATTTAAAAAAAGTATATCAGGCAATATCCAAAGAACAGGCTGAAACTGAACTTGACAATATTGAAGAAAAATGGGGAGATAAATATCCTATAGTCATTAAATCCTGGAGAAACAAGTGGAATAATTTATCTAATTATTTTAAATATCCAAAACCTATAAGAAAAGTAATTTATACAACCAATATTATTGAATCGGTTCATAGACAATTTAGGAAATTAACCAAAACTAAAGGCGCTTTTCCAAATGAAAACAGCTTACTGAAATTACTCTATATGGGTATACAAAATGCAGAGAAAAAATGGACTATGCCTATTAAAAACTGGAATCTTACACTCTCTCAACTGGCAATTTTCTTTGAGGGAAGACTGGATGATGCTTTAAAGTTATGATATAATTTCCTCAGCTGACACGGAATTATGAACGGTCTCTTTTTTTTTGCTCGTTAATATTTTAGAAAAAGCAAAATATATCAAAATTATAATTTATATAACAATTTTTTTATCCATTTTATGGATAATCGACAGAAGTTTGAATCTACATTTTATGCCATTTTAATAAATTTAATATAAAAGAATGAATAATTAATATAAATAAATTAAAAGATAAGCAAAGGAGCTATAAATAAACAATATATATAAAGGAGATAATGAATATTATACTCTGTATATCAAAGGTGCCAGACCCAAATAATAATAAATAAATAATAAAAAAGGATTAATGATAAAGAAGATAACATATTAAAGCTTAGCAAGGACCTACTTTCCCACACCCGCAGGGTGCAGTATCATCAGCGCTGGAGGGCTTAACTTCCTGGTTCGGAATGGTTCAGGGTGTTTCCCCTCCGCTTTGCCCACTAAGCTTAAATATATTATCTTATAAATTAAAAATTAGCTGTTAAAAGTCTTGTCTCACGTCCGCTTAAAAGCCATTCGGGTTATTAGTACTGGTCAGCTCAACCCCTTGCAGGGCTTACACCCCCAGCCTATCAAGCAGGTAGTCTTCCTGCACCCTCATGGGAAGGCTCATCTTGGAGTGGGCTTCCCGCTTAGATGCTTTCAGCGGTTATCCCTTCCGAGCTTGGCTACCCAGCGCTGCCCTTGGCAGGACAACTGGTACACCAGTGGCTCGTCCAACCCGGTCCTCTCGTACTAGGGTTAGCTCTCCTCAACCTTCCTGCGCCCACGGCAGATAGGGACCGAACTGTCTCACGACGTTCTGAACCCAGCTCGCGTACCGCTTTAAATGGCGAACAGCCATACCCTTGGGACCTGCTCCAGCCCCAGGATGCGATGAGCCGACATCGAGGTGCCAAACCTCCCCGTCGATGTGAGCTCTCGGGGGAGATCAGCCTGTTATCCCCGGGGTACCTTTTATCCTTTGAGCGATGGCCCTTCCACTCAGAACCACCGGATCACTAAGACCGACTTTCGTCTCTGCTCGAGGTGTCTCTCTCGCAGTCAGGCTGGCTTGTGCCTTTACACTCTTCAGACGATTTCCAACCGCCTTGAGCCAACCTTTGTGAGCCTCCGTTACTCTTTAGGAGGCGACCGCCCCAGTCAAACTACCCGCCAGGCACTGTCCCCCAGAAGGATTACTCCTGCGGGTTAGTAGGCAGGATATCCAAGGGTGGTATCTCAAGATCGGCTCCACCAGAGCTGGCGCCCTGGCTTCTCAGCCTCCCACCTATCCTGCACATGGATATCCCACCTACAATGCCAAGCTGTAGTAAAGGTCCACGGGGTCTTTCCGTCTTGCCGCGGGTAGGAGGAATTTTCACCTCCACTACAATTTCACTGGATCCCTCTCTGAGACAGCCCCTCATTCGTTACGCCATTCATGCAGGTCGGTATTTAACCGACAAGGAATTTCGCTACCTTAGGACCGTTATAGTTACGGCCGCCGTTTACCGGGGCTTCAGTTCACCGCTTCGCCCGAGGGCTAACGGATCCCCTTAACCTTCCGGCACCGGGCAGGCGTCACACCCTATACCTCCTCTTACGAGTTAGCAGAGTGCTGTGTTTTTGGTAAACAGTCGACAAGAGCGCTGTGCTGCGACCCCTTTCGGCTCCAGGAGCAAGTCCCTTCACCTACTCGGGGCACACCTTATCCCGAAGTTACGGTGTCAGTTTGCCGAGTTCCTTAGAGAGGGTTCTTCCACGCGCCTTAGAATACTCATCCCGCCCACCTGTGTCGGTTTACGGTACGGGCTACTAACAACTCAATCGCCTTAGAGGCTTTTCTCGGCTCAGGGCATCTCCGATTCCCCCTCCGCTCCGAAGAGCTTTGGAGGCCTGTCGGGTCTCGGGCTATTGAAGAGCGGATTTGCCTACTCTTCACCCTACACCCTTCGAACCACTATTCCATCAGTGACCTCGGTTAACCCCAAGCGTCCCCCCTTCGGCTCATTGTTAGTAGGTAACGGAATATTAACCGTTTCCCCATCGACTACGCCTTTCGGCCTCATCTTAGGCCCCGACTAACCCTACACTGACGAACATCGTGTAGGAAACCTTGGGCTTTCGGCGAATGGGATTCTCACCCATTTTATCGCTACTCATGCCTGCATGCTCACTTGATGAGGCTCCACCGCTCCTTACCGGTACGGCTTCTACGCTGTCATCAACGCTCTCCTACCACTCTTACAAAGTAAGAATCTACGACTTCGGTGTAAACTTTTAGCCCCGTTATATTTTCGGCGCCTCCCCGCTCGACCAGTGAGCTGTTACGCTTTCTTTAAAGGATGGCTGCTTCTAAGCCAACCTCCTGGTTGTTTAAGCAGGAAAACCTCCTTTTCCACTTAAGTTTAACTTTGGGACCTTAGTCGGTAGTCTGGG
It encodes the following:
- a CDS encoding HupE/UreJ family protein → MIKKILILLFTVFLNAHPLNITKMTLDLNKTIPTLYMRFAIFNIQKALHKENISKKEIQSYILNHIKIDNCKINPLSTKIKNEVIVNNYFNLKCNNINKIYFDMFFDIDKTQQGIMKIIEKNLTKIIVFNPNKKRYILKNNQNEFLAFLKEGIFHILEGIDHIFFLLMLIIAVLLKNKPLKKSLIEIIEIATAFTISHSITLSLSMFNIVNPPENLTEVLIACTILFVALNNLYFWIKKEWLLAFLFGFIHGFGFANALKEMNVENINFIKVVFGESVSNSVSVKVKY